The Lactococcus allomyrinae genome includes a region encoding these proteins:
- a CDS encoding type IV secretory system conjugative DNA transfer family protein — MNQRYKQWKKWLAEPKLLVGLATFVFIMTSVAFNVIYHLLFFFIDSMKGVTALSYGQSWSYFGYQVKHHLVSLFFPYWTKRSYWLLYLLLLIVVGILLAILSYKARRSYRDLNKGTKGTSKWTTLEEIRRQYPKVSIDKNVEFDSPPGLPISVDPNRQEIYFDPAPTNSKVMGGTQTGKTQYITYPTIDLNLRSKQPDSMVINDIKGDMTRRTWEHPLARKKFNRLVFNLVNPKNSLRYNPLHEVAKYWETDNDRAQEAIKTISAVLFDEPEAKDPIWNMGAKSVFETAVVLVCEIAVKEKRLEWVNISSVSDFIDLTTQTKDLNKQGQYLLDRYVEQLPRTHVARKFYRQAKRGTEQQRKSFMMIFDGKLSFLTTSSMIHLTSGNDIDFNELVYPTNGKPTLLFVVFPYADEANAIMLSLFYNQLYQTIARSSTEKGKKYDFRLQSIFEEFPNIPPIMNLNKHLNVGLEAGGIFRLYSQSYQQVYENYGDTLGKVILQAAGNSIFIQSDDKEDAKDFAENLGDTTVIVEQRSGSPMDLNKSFTELEDGRELINTYELRKLLESEIILDRTKKRKDLEGRDIRPHPIKAYKKQINKGEGEKEFEEFEDYTNMLGAWEYLFGEAGEILMTMARA; from the coding sequence ATGAATCAACGCTATAAACAATGGAAAAAGTGGTTAGCTGAACCAAAACTATTGGTTGGCTTAGCCACTTTTGTTTTTATTATGACTTCGGTCGCCTTTAATGTCATCTATCATCTCCTCTTCTTTTTCATTGATTCCATGAAAGGGGTAACGGCACTAAGCTATGGGCAGAGTTGGAGTTATTTTGGCTATCAAGTGAAACATCATCTTGTTTCTCTTTTTTTTCCTTACTGGACGAAACGCTCTTACTGGTTATTGTACCTGCTCCTTTTGATCGTGGTCGGAATTCTTCTAGCCATCCTAAGTTATAAAGCTCGTCGCTCCTACAGGGACTTAAATAAAGGCACAAAAGGAACCTCTAAATGGACAACGCTCGAAGAAATAAGACGTCAGTATCCAAAAGTTTCCATTGATAAGAACGTTGAATTTGATTCCCCTCCAGGTCTTCCTATTTCGGTTGACCCGAACCGTCAAGAAATTTATTTTGACCCTGCCCCGACCAATTCTAAAGTGATGGGTGGAACACAAACAGGGAAAACACAATACATTACTTATCCAACCATTGACTTAAATCTCCGCTCAAAACAGCCTGATTCAATGGTCATTAATGACATTAAAGGAGACATGACAAGGCGGACATGGGAACATCCCCTCGCACGTAAGAAATTCAATCGCTTGGTTTTTAACTTGGTTAACCCTAAAAACTCCTTACGCTATAATCCACTGCATGAAGTCGCTAAATATTGGGAAACGGACAATGACCGAGCACAAGAAGCCATTAAGACCATTAGTGCCGTCCTTTTTGATGAGCCTGAGGCGAAAGACCCCATTTGGAATATGGGGGCAAAATCTGTGTTTGAAACAGCGGTGGTGCTGGTTTGTGAGATTGCCGTCAAAGAAAAGCGACTGGAATGGGTCAATATCTCCTCGGTTTCTGATTTCATTGATTTAACCACTCAAACCAAAGACTTAAACAAACAAGGTCAATATCTATTAGACCGTTATGTGGAGCAACTTCCAAGAACACACGTGGCTCGAAAATTCTATCGTCAAGCCAAACGAGGAACAGAGCAACAAAGAAAATCATTCATGATGATTTTTGATGGGAAACTCTCTTTCTTAACCACGTCCTCAATGATTCACTTAACCAGTGGCAATGATATTGATTTTAATGAGTTGGTTTATCCAACGAATGGAAAACCCACCCTTTTATTTGTCGTTTTCCCTTATGCGGATGAAGCCAATGCCATTATGCTCAGTCTCTTTTACAATCAGTTGTATCAAACGATTGCTAGAAGCTCTACGGAAAAAGGAAAAAAATACGACTTTAGACTCCAGTCTATCTTTGAAGAGTTCCCTAATATCCCGCCAATCATGAATCTCAATAAACACTTAAACGTGGGACTAGAGGCAGGGGGTATCTTCCGACTCTATTCACAATCCTACCAGCAGGTCTATGAGAATTATGGGGACACTCTCGGAAAAGTCATCTTGCAAGCGGCAGGTAATAGTATTTTTATCCAATCAGATGATAAAGAAGACGCCAAAGACTTTGCGGAGAACTTAGGCGATACAACAGTGATTGTAGAACAACGTTCAGGCTCGCCCATGGACTTGAATAAGAGTTTCACAGAACTTGAAGACGGACGAGAACTTATTAATACGTATGAGTTAAGGAAGTTGTTAGAGAGTGAAATCATTCTTGACCGAACCAAAAAACGTAAGGACTTAGAGGGACGAGATATTCGTCCCCACCCGATTAAAGCCTATAAGAAACAAATCAATAAAGGCGAAGGGGAAA